The Streptomyces sp. NBC_00162 sequence CATCGACGAACTGCGGCCCGTCCTCCAGGTCTCCCTGCACGCCACCGACCTCGGCGGCTCCTGGGTCCAGCTCACCCGGGACATTCCCGGCCTCGCCGAGCCCTTCGGCAAATCGGCCGCCGAGCTGCGCATCCCGGTGGAGAACGGGGCCTCGGATGCCGCCGGCTGGCCCTCCCCCGGGCCGGGGATCTTCGTGATCCCGCAGCCGGGGAGCGAGGACGCCGGTGCCTTCCATCCCGAGGACACCCGGCTCAGCACCTGGTACCACGCCCACCGGTACGACGGCACCACCGCGATCGTCGAAGTCCCCATGTGGGCCTCCGACCTGGTCGACGACCCGGCCCCGCACCCCGACCCGCGCGGCGCCCTGCGGATGCTGGCCGGACGGCTCGGCGAGGACACCGCCCGCGTGGCCGCCGTACGGGACGGGATCCGGTACGGCCCGCTGCCCTACGAGGACCCGGCCGCGGCGCCCCTGCTGCGCGCGGTGGACTGGACGCTCGCGCTGATCCCCCGGATCACCGCCGAGTGGACCGGCGACGGGGCTCCCGCCGAGGCCACCGCGGCGTACGTCGCCAGCATCGACGCCTTCGGGCGGCGTCTGTCGCTGCGCGCCGCCGCGATGCTGCTGCGGGTGCTGCGCACCCAGGGTCACGGGTCGGCGCCCGGGCTGGACCGGCTGGTCACGGGGTGGTGCGAAGACTTCGCGGCCCGCTTCCAGGCCCGCTGGGTCCCGGTGGCCACGCAGGTGGAACACCAGTCCCGGACCGTCCTGGCCGCGTACGAACGCCTCGTCGCGCCCTAGAAGGGGTCCACGGGCCAGGGCCGCGCCCAGCCCGTGGCCGCGAGCCTCCTCGGCGGCGAACAGCTGCGGCCCTGGCCGCCCGGCGAGATCCGGCGGCCGGGTTCAGCTCGAGGACAGCCGGAAGGTCATCTTCCCGAAACCGACCTGGTCGCCGTCCCGGACCACCGCGGAACCCGTCACGCGGTGCCCGTTGACCGTGGTCCCGTTCGTGGAGCCGAGGTCCTTGAGCACCCACACCCCGTCACGCAGGCTGAGTTCCGCGTGCGCCCGGGAGACGGTCTCGTGGCTGAGCCGCAGCCCGTTGCCCGGGTCGCGGCCGATCCGCAGGCCACCCGCGCTGGGGTGCGGCAGCAGCAGCTTGGGCAGCTTCTCGGCGGCCCAGGCGCGCCGGACTCCGACCGAGACGGCGGAGACCCGCCCCACCCAGCCGAACAGCCGACGGGTCCAAGGGCTTTCGGCACCCTCGCGCGCCTGGAGGTCGGCGGTGAGGACGGCGAGGTCCTCGGAGCGCCGCGCGACCAGGGCGAGTTCCATCCGGCGCAGGAACGTGTCGTGGGACAGCTTGCCGAGGGCAGCGCCCTCCCTGAGCTGGCCCAGCGCCCGGTCGCGCTCGGCGTCCGAGAGCCGCGGCACGGGGTAGGCGGGGAACTCAAAACTCGACGTCACAGGGTGATTGTCGGCCCGTCGGGGCCGGAGTGTCCAGAACACCCCCGCCGGGCCGGGAATGATGGGCAGGATACGCATGCTGAACAGCGCCGCAGACGAGGGGAACGTCCGTGCAGTTCGAGGTGTGGGCACCGCTGAAGGGTCATGTCGCCATGCGACTCGACGACGCGACGTACGAGATGGCACGCGATCCGGAGCGGGACGGCTGGTGGACCGCGCAGGCCCCGGCCGCCGACGGAAGCCGGTACGGATTCCTCCTGGACGGCGGATCCGTCCCGCGGCCGGACCCGCGCGGCCGGCGGCTGCCCGACGGACCCGACGGCCTGTCGGCGGTGGTCGACTTCGAGGCCCTGCGCGAGCCGGGAGCCCCGGCGCCGCGCACCCCGCTCCAGGACGCGGTCCTGTACGAGCTGCACATCGGCACCTTCACCCCCGAGGGCACCTTCGACGCCGCCGCCGCCCGCCTGGGCCACCTCACCGGCCTCGGCGTCACCCACGTGGAACTGATGCCCGTCTGTCCCTTCCCCGGCCGGCACGGCTGGGGGTACGACGGGGTCGCCCCCTGGGCGGTGCACGAGCCGTACGGCGGCCCGGCCGGGCTGGCCCGGTTCGTCGAGGCGGCCCACGCCGCCGGGCTGGGCGTGGTCCTGGACGTGGTCCACAACCACCTCGGCCCCTCCGGCAACCACCTGCCCGCCTACGGTCCGTACTTCACCGACACCCACCACACCCCCTGGGGCGCGGCGGTGAACCTGGACGCGCCCGGCTCCGACGAGGTGCGCGCGTACCTCCTGGGCAGCGCGCTGGCCTGGCTGCGGGACTACGGGATCGACGGGCTGCGGCTCGACGCCGTGCACGCGCTGGCCGACGGGCGGGCCCTGACCTTCCTGGAGGAACTGGCCGCCGCCGTGGACGAGCTGGCGGCCGAGACCGGCCGTCCGCTGTTCCTGATCGCCGAGTCCGACCGGTGCGACCCGCGCACCACCACCCCCCGCGCCGACCGCGGCCTGGGGCTCCACGCACAGTGGAACGACGACTTCCACCACGCCCTGCACTGCGCGCTGACCGGTGAATCCCAGGCGTACTACGCCGACTTCGCCCAGGCCCCGATGGCCGCGCTCGCCAAGACACTGACCCGCGCCTTCTTCCACGACGGCACCTGGTCCTCCTTCCGGGGCCGCACCCACGGCCGTCCGGTGGACCGCCGCCGGACCCCGGCCCACCGTTTCCTCGGCTACACCCAGACCCACGACCAGATCGGCAACCGGGCACTCGGCGACCGGCTCGCCGCCTCGCTCTCCCCCGGGCTGCTGGCCTGCGCCGCGACCGTGGCACTGACCGGTCCGTTCGTGCCGATGCTGTTCATGGGCGAGGAGTGGGGTGCGGGCACCCCGTGGCAGTACTTCACCGACCACCCCGACGCGGAGCTGGCCGAGGCCGTACGGACGGGCCGGCGGCGGGAGTTCGCGGCGCACGGCTGGAAGGCCGAAGAGATCCCCGACCCGCAGGACCCGGCCACCCGGGACCGCTCCTGCCTGGACTGGGCGGAGCCGGAGCAGCCGGGCCACGCCCGCCTGCTGGCCTGGTACCGCACCCTGGTCGCGCTGCGCCGCTCGCACCCGGACCTGCGCGACCCGGACCTGGCGGCGGTCCGGGTCGCCCATGACGAGGAGCGGCGCTGGCTCACCTTCCGGCGGGGCGACGTACGGGTGGCCGTGAACCTCTCCCCGGATCCGGTGACGATCGCGCTGGGGCGCAACGGGGTACGGGTGCTGGCCGCCTGGGAGCCGCTCGAACACCCGGGCCCGGACGGGCGGATCCATGTACCGGGTGAATCCGCCGTCGTGCTGGGACCGTGAACCCGTGAGCCCGTGAACCCGTGAGTCCTACTCGACGATCGCGAGCTCGCGCGGGGCGTTGTTGAGGCGGCTTCCGCCGTCCTCGGTGACGGTCACGATGTCCTCAATGCGGACGCCGAAGCGGCCGGGCAGGTAGACGCCCGGCTCCACGGAGAAGCACATGCCGGGGACCAGGGGCTGCTCCTCGCCCTCGACCATGTACGGCGGCTCGTGGGTGGTGACGCCGATGCCGTGGCCGGTGCGGTGGATGAAGCGGTCGCCGTAGCCGAACTCGGTGATCACCGCGCGGGCCGCCCGGTCCACCTCCTGGCAGGAGACCCCCGGCCGGACCGCGGCCACCCCGGCCTGCTGTGCCTCACGCACGACGTCGTGGACGCGCTGCTCCTCGGCGGTCGGCTCGCCCACGTGCACGGTGCGGGAGATGTCGGAGCCGTAGCCGTACCGCAGGCCGCCGAAGTCGAGGACGATCATGTCGCCGTGCTGGATGACCCGTTCGCCGGCCTCGTGGTGCGGGTTGGCCCCGTTGGGTCCGGAGCCGACGACGGTGAAGTCGACCTGGGAGTGGCCGTGTACGCGCAGCAGCGCGGCCAGGTCCTCGGCGACCTCGGTCTCCCGGCGGCCCGCGAAGGGGAGGTGGAGGATCTGCGCGTAGGCGGCGTCGGCGGCCTCGCCCGCCGCGGCCAGGCGCTCGAGCTCCCGCTCGTCCTTCACCGCGCGCAGCATGGGCAGCGAGTCGGTGAGCGGAACGTAGGAGGTGGTGGGCAACTCCCGCTGCAGTCCGAGGAGATGCAGGGCCCAGGTGTTGTCGCTCACCCCGAAGCGCCCGGCCGCGTCCAGCAGCGGGGCGGTGACCGCGTACGGGTTCTTCCCGTCGGTCCAGTCCCGCAGGGCCAGCGCGGCGGCGCCGGGGGCCTTGGCGGCGTCGGGCGCCTCCAGCGCGGGCACCACGAGCACCGGGTCCTGCCCGGCGGCCAGGACCAGCAGGGTGAGCCGCTCGGTCTCGGCGGTGGGGCGGTAGCCGGTGAGGTGGGTGAGGTCGGGCCCGGGGGCGATCAGCAGCCCGGCCAGTCCGGCGTCGGCGGCGGTCTGCGCGGCGGCCGCCATCCGGGCCGCGTAGTCCTCGGCCGTGAAGGGTGCGGGTTCATGGGTCATACGGGTGATCCTGCCGTGAGCCGCGCGGCGGGGGCAGTGGCCGCGCCGGTCCGGCTCCTCCTCGCCCCCCCGCCCGTCGCTGTGAGCGGGGCCACATCGGTCCGCGGCACGTCGGCCCGCCCCGGATAACGCGTCGCGGGAGCACCCCCCTGATCGGCTATGCTGTGCGTGCACGTCGAACGGGTGGTCCGCCACCCTTCGTGGTGGGTGTAGCTCAGTTGGTAGAGCACCTGGTTGTGGTCCAGGTGGCCGCGGGTTCAAGTCCCGTCACTCACCCTTTGGGTCCCGTGAGGGGTACGAGGTTTCCTCGTACCCCTCACGGGCGTTTCCGGGGTCGGCTAGGCCCGCAGGAAGGCCTCCACCTCGGTGGCGAAGGTCACCGGGGTCTCGTGCGGCGGGTAGTGGCCGGCGCCCGGGAGGATGCGGATCCGGCAGTTCGGGTACCAGGCCTGCCAGGTGGCGCGCATCACCTCGGCGGTCAGCGCGAGGTCGTACTCCCCGACCAGGACCAGCACCGGGACGGTGTTGCCCTTCACGGCGGAGGAAAGGTCGAGGGGCTGCCAGCTCTCCAGGTAGGCGGCGAAGGCCTCGGGCCGGGAGACGTCCAGGGAGTGCGCGACCATGCGGTCCACCCAGCGGCGGCTCGCCCGGTTCCCGGTGACGAGGTCGAGGATGATGCGCCGGCTCTCCGGGTCCTCGGCGGCGCCGTGGAAGAGGGTGTGGGTCGCGTCGTCCATCTCGTAGGGCGCGGCCGGCACGGGCGCGAGCCCGATCAGCTTCTCGATCCGCTCGGGGGCGCGGACGAGGACCTGCTGGACCGCCTTGCCGCCCATGGAGTGGCCGAGGAGGGAGAAGGTCTCCCAGCCGAGCTCGTCGGCGAGCGCGAGGACGTCGTCGGCGATCTCGGGGAGGTCGTACCGGCCGGGGACGTCCCGCCGCTCGCCGTAGCCGCGGTAGTCGAGGAAGGCGTACGAGAACCCCTCGGGGTCCAGGTAGTCCAGCACGGAGCCCCAATTGGCGGAGGTGCCGAACCAGTCGTGCAGCACGATGACGCGGACGGGCCCGGTGCCGATCCTGCGGTGGGCGATGGCCATGCGTTCTCCCTCGGTGACGGGGTGGAAGACAACCAGCGCCGTACGTTCTGCCCACCGGGCCTACCATCACACCGTGCAGCCGATATCGAGTCCCGAGCCGCTGGCCATGGGGGATTACTCGCGCCCCGACGGGGCGCGCCACCCCCATCACCCCCGGAGCTACGCGATCACCGACCCGGCGGAGATCGCCGAGGTGCGGGCCGTGCGCCCGTACAACCGGCACTCCGAGCACCCCACGGACCCCTATGACGGCGGGCCGGTCGATTGCATGTGCGGCGAGGACTGGAGCCCCGCTCGCTCCACGCCCGAGTCCGAGCGCCTGCTCGACCCGCTGTCCCCCGACGGGATCCCGGCCCGCCACCGCGCCCGGTGGGCCGCCGAGGCGCCCGAGGGGTTGCGGGAGTACGCCTGGGCTCTTGCCCGGGGTGAGGAGGAGCCGGACCTGCCTCGGGAGGTGCCCCTGAGCGTGGTGTTCAGCTGGCTGGGCGCCCCGCGGAAGGAGCCCCGCGACGCGGCGTCGCTGCTCGCGGAGCTGGGCCCCTGGCGGCTGCTGGCCGGGGCGGCCACGGAGGAACTGGCCTGGGCGGTGCGCGAGACGGACCGGGCCGGCCTGGAGGGCGCCGTACGGTTCTTCTCGAGCGAGGAGTTCACCACCCGCCACCCGAAGCGCCGCCGGGTCCCGGACACCGCCCGCGACCGCCTGCTCCGGCACGCCCGCAGCCACCGCCCCGGCGACCTCCCGGTCCTGGAACGGCGGCTGCTGCGCACCCCGGAGGACCGGGTCAGACGGTCTTGATCGCCGGGTCGGAGATGCCCGGGGCGCCCGTCTCCACGTGGCCGGCGAAGCGGCGCAGGAAGGTGGCGTCCGCGTCGGAGACGACCTTGACGTCGTACCAGCGGCCCGTGGTGCGCAGGTCCACCGTGTGGGAGACCGTGGCGCCGGGGTTGACCCGGAAGGTCTGGGCCGCACCGCCGTAGGCGTTGGTCACCGTGAGGTTGACCGCGGCCGAACCGGGGTTGGTCAGGGTGAGGGCCAGATTGCCGGTCGAGGCCTCGTGGCGCGCCGTGACCTCGGGGCCGGCCTTCTTCGCCGGGCCCTTCCAGGTGCGCACGAAGCCGTTGGGGCCCCACACCGTGAGGTCGATCTGGTTACCGGTGGAGCTGCTGGTGCTCCAGGTGTCCGAGAGGGTCTTGCCCGCCTCGACCGTGTAGGGCCAGGGGCCGTCCGTACGGTTGCCCGAGGTGCTGTGGAAGTGGGCGCCGAGGCTGGGACCGCTGGCGAAGGTCAGGGTGAACTTGCCCGTGGAGACCGTGGCCTTGCCGTCCACGTACGGGCTGTAGCCCAGGGCGCGGGTCGGCTTGGAGCCTGCCTCCTGCTTGGGCAGGGTGCCCGTGGCCGGCGGGGTCGGGTGGTAGGACGGGTGGCGGTTCTTGTCCGGCGGGATGTACCCGGCCGTGGAGGGCAGGGCGGCGGGCGCGGCGTCGGCCTGGGTGAAGTCGAAGGCCGAGGTCAGGTCGCCGCAGACCGCGCGGCGCCACGGGGAGATGTTGGGCTCCTGCACGCCGAAGCGCTTCTCCATGAAGCGGATCACCGAGGTGTGGTCGAAGGTCTCCGAGCAGACGTAGCCGCCCTTGCTCCACGGGGAGACCACGATCATCGGGACGCGCGGGCCGAGGCCGTACGGGCCGGCCGCGTAGCCGGAGACGCCCCCGGTGTAGAGGTCGCCGGTGACGCTCGCCGTGGACAGGCCCCAGGCGGAGGAGGTGGGCGGGTACGGCGGGACGACGTGGTCGAAGAAGCCGTCGTTCTCGTCGTAGGTGATGAACAGGGCCGTCTTCGCCCACACGGCCGGGTTCGCGGTCAGCGAGTCCAGGACCTGCGAGATGTACCAGGCGCCGAAGTTCGTCGGCCAGTTGGAGTGCTCGCTGAACGCCTCGGGGGCGGCTATCCAGGAGACCTGCGGGAGGGTGCCGTTGACGACGTCCGCGCGCAGCTTGTCGAAGTAGCCGCCGCCCGCCTTGACGTTGGTGCCCGTGCGGGCCTTCTCGTACAGGGCGCTGCCGGGCTGGGCGTTGCGGAAGCTGTTGAAGTACAGCAGCGAGTTGTCGCCGTAGTTGCCGCGGAAGGCGTCGTTGATCCAGCCCCAGGAACCGGCCGCGTTCAGGCCGTCGCCGATGTCCTGGTAGACCTTCCAGGAGACGCCGGCCGACTCCAGGCGCTCGGGGTAGGTCTTCCAGCCGTAGCCGGCCTCCTGGTTGCCCAGGACCGGGCCGCCGCCGGTGCCGTCGTTGCCCGTGTAGCCCGTCCACATGTAGTAGCGGTTCGGGTCGGTGGCGCCGATGAAGGAGCAGTGGTAGGCGTCGCACACGGTGAAGGCGTCGGCGAGGGCGTAGTGGAACGGGATGTCGTTCCGGGTCATGTACGACATGGTCGTGGCCGTCTTGGCCGGGACCCATTTGTCGTACTTGCCGTTGTTGTACGCCTGGTGGCCGCCGGCCCAGTCGTGGTTCAGGCCCTCGAGGAACTGCATCCCGAGGTCCGCGACCTGCGGGTTGAAGGGGAGGATGTCCTTCGTCCCGTTGGACTGGTGGAAGACGGACTTGCCGTTGTCCTGGAGGACGGGCCGCGGGTCGCCGAAGCCCCGGACCCCCTTCATCGCGCCGAAGTAGTGGTCGAAGGACCGGTTCTCCTGCATCAGGACGACGACGTGCTCGATGTCCTGGATCGTGCCGGTGGTGCCCTGCGCCTGGATGGCGGCGGCCCGCGCGATGCTGTCGTTCAGCATCGTCAGGGCGGCGGTACCGCCGGCGATCTGGAGGAACCTGCGGCGATTGAGTTCTGCCATGGCGTGACGACCTCTGCGGGTGAGGGGCGAGTCGAGGGGCGCCCCAAGGACAGCGCCCCCGGAGTACCGGACGGAGATCCTTGTCTGACACCTGGCCGTACAGCCGGAGAACGGAAGGGTCACTGCCGACGGCCCGCGCGTCTGGCGAAGACGGTAAGGGAACCACCCTTCGCGCAACAGCCCCCGGAGTCACTCCACTTCGAGGTCAGGGCCCCGGCCGGGGGTACTCATCCGGCCCGTGCACCGATCTGAGCATCCGTACTCAGGCCCGGGAGATGGCGGCTTGTCATCGTGTGGGCATGCCCTTTCAGCCAAGTGACCCGCAGCCGCGCGCCGGGATAACCGCCGTCGGCAGCCTGCTGCCCGCCGAGGTCCTCTCCTCGGACTCCCTCCAGCGGGAGGTGGCCCGCCGCAGTGGCCTCACGCTGCCGCCGACGCTGCTGAGGCAGGCCACCGGGATCGTCTCCCGCCGCGTCGCGGGCCCGGAGGTGTACGCCTCCACGCTCGCCGTGGGCGCCGCCCGCCGGGCGCTGGACGCCGCCGGGCTGGGCCCGCTCGACATCGACCTGCTGCTCTTCGCCTCCGCCTCCCGCGACATGGTCGAGCCCGCCACCGCGCACATCGTGCAGGCGGAGCTGGGGTCGCGGGCCCACGCCCTGGACGTCACGAACGCCTGCAACAGCTTCGTGAACGGGATCGACCTCGCCCGGTCGATGATCATGGCCGGGCGGGCTCGGCGGGCCCTGGTGGTCACCGGAGAGACCCCGAGCCGGGCGGTGCGCAAGGATCCCGCCGACGCCGCCGGGTTCCGCAGCGGCTTCGCGGGGTACACGTTCGGCGACGCGGGGGCCGCCGTGGTCGTGGAGGCCGTGGAGCGCGGCGGGATCCTCGACGTGGACACCGAGACCCACTCGGAGCACTGGGAGGTCGGGGGCATCCCGGGCGGCGGTTCGCGCCACCCGCGCGGGGACGAGTACACCTACTTCCGCGGCGACGGGCACGAACTGCGCGGCGTCTTCGAGAAGGTGGGCACCGCAGTCATCGACCGGACGCTGCACCGGACGGGGATGGACTGGGACGGCTTCGCCAAGGTGCTGGTGCACCAGGTGACCGTGCCGTACCTGGAGCGGTTCGCTGAGCTGACCGGGGTGCCGGCCGGGAAGCTGGTGGTGACCGTGCCCGAGCTCGGCAACGTCGCGAGCGCGAGCATCGGAGTCCAGCTGGACCGGGTGTTCTCCGAACTGGAGCCGGGGGACAGGGTGTTGTTCGTCGGACTCGGCGGTGGTATCAGCATCATGACGATGGTCTGGGAGAAGTCATGAGCCAGGCGATGTGGGTGGTCGTGCCCGCGCACGAGGAGGAGGCCCGCCTCGCGCAGACCCTGCGGGCCCTGGCCGCGCAGCGGGACCGGGACTTCACCCTGCTGGTCGTCGACAACGCCTCGGCGGACCGGACGGCCGCGATCGCCCGGGAGTTCGCCGCCGGCGCACCCTTCCCGGTCGAGGTGATCGAGGAGCCCGAGAAGGGGGTCGGCTCGGCCGTGGACACCGGATTCCGGTACGCGATCGGCCGGGGCGCGGCCCTGCTCGCCCGCACGGACGCCGACTGCCTGCCCCGGCCCGGCTGGACGCGCGCCGCGCGGGCCGCCCTCGCCGAGCGCCCCGGGCTGGTGTGCGGGCGGATCGTCGCCCGGCGCGACGAGCACGGCCCGCTCGGCCGGGCCGGCTTCGGCCTCCTCGTGGCGCTCGCCGCGCTGTTCGGGCGGCTGCGTCCCGGGCACGCGCGCCGCAAGGGCTTCCGGGCCCCGTACCGCATGCACGCCGGGAACAACATGGCCATCACCGCCGAGCTGTACCTGGCCGTCGGCGGCATGCCCCGGCGCCCCTCGCCGACCGACCGGCTCTTCCTCAACGCCGTACGCCGCCACACCGACCGGATCGCGCACTGCCGGGAGATGGTCGTGGAGAACTCCACGCGGCGCCTGCGGGCCTACGGGATGGCGGGCACCGCCCGCTGGTACCTGGACCAGGGCAGCGGCACGCACGGAACGGATCCCCGCTGATGCTCGACCGTCTCGACCACGCGCTGCGCAGCCGCCCCGAGCGGCCGGCCGTACTCACCGCCACGCGGACCGGCGCTCCCCGGATCCGGGCCACCCGCGGGGAACTCGCCGAGCTGTCCGACGCGTTCGCCGCCGCCCTGCACGCGCGCGGGCTGCGCGCCGGGGACACCGTCGGCGTCGCCGTACGGCCCGGGCCGCGGGCCCTCGCCGTGCTGCTCGCCCTGTGGCGGCTCGGGCTGCGCGGGGCCGTGCTCGACCCGGGCGCGGGGCCGGACGTGCTGCGCGCCCGGCTGTCCCTGGCCCGGCCCTCACTGGTGCTGGCCGACGCGGCCGCACAGGCGGTCGCGGGCTGGGCCCGGCCGCTGGCCCGCCGGGCGCGGCTCGCGCTGCCGGACCTGGCCGAGCTGGGTCCGGTGGCCACCGTCGGGCGCCGGCTGCCGGGCTGCGCGCCCGCGCTGGACCTGAGGGCTCCCCGGGCGGGGGTTCCCGTACACGGGGACCACAACGGGGACGCGGTGATCGTGTTCACCTCGGGGACCACCTCCCGGCCGCGCGCCGTCGTACACACCCGGTCGAGCCTGGCCGCCGGGATGGCCACGGTCTCCTCCCTCTTCGACGCGGCCCCGGACCAACCCGTCCTCGGGGGCACCTTCTTCGTCCTCGTTCCCGCGCTGACGTGCGGCGCCCCCGTCGCGCTCCCGGCCCGCGACCCCCGGGTGCTGGCCCGCCAGCTGCACCGGCTGCGCCCCCAGGACACCTATCTGACCCCGCCCGGGCTGCGGGACGCGCTGGACGCGGGCGCCCGCTTCCACGGCCGGGTCTGGACGGGCTCCGCCCCGGCCGACGCCGCCCTGCTGGAACGGGTGCGGGAGGCGGGCGCGGCGCAGGCGTGGGGGGTGTACGCGCTCACCGAGCTGTTCCCGGCCGCCGCGGTCGAGGCCCGGGAGAAGTCCGCCTTCGAGGGCCCGGGCGACCTGGTCGGCGCCCCGCTGCCGGGCGTCCTGGCCAAGCCCGACGCGGACGGCGAGCTGCTGCTGGCCGGGGCCGCGGCCCGCGACCGCTACCTCGGCGAGGAGCCCGACGCGTGGGTGCGTACGGGCGACCGGGCGCGGCTGGACGGCGCGGGCCGGATCGTCCTGGAGGGCAGGTGCAAGGACATGGTGCTGCGCCGGGCGGAGAACATCTATCCGGGGCTGTACGAGCCCGCCCTGCACGTGCCCGGGGTGGAGCTGGCCGTGCTCGTCGGAGTCCCGGCGGGTGACGGCGACGAACGGCTCGTCGCGGTCGTGCAGCCGGGCCGGGGGGTGCGTGAACCCGCCCTGCGCGCCGGGCTGTCGGGCCCCCTGCGGCGGATGGGATCCGCTCGTCCCGACGCGCTGCTGTTCGCCCGGATCCCGCTGGCGGGGCGCTCGCGCAAACCGGACCGGGCGGCGACCGCCGCCCTCGCGGCCCGTCGCCTCGGCGGGTCGGCGTGAGGGGGCACGCGCGGGCCCGGCGGCGCGACCGCCGGGTCTATCTGCGCAGCCATCCCCTGCTGTTCGGGCTGCTCGCCGCCACGCGCGGGCGGCCCGTGCGCCGGCTCGGCCGGACCCTGCTGGTGCACGACGCGGGCGCCTACCGCGAGGCGCTGACCCGGCTGCCGCTGGACCGTACGGCGGCCGGTACGACGGGCGGGGCCGCGCGGGCCGCGCTGGGCGGCAGCGGCGGGGTGCTGTTCGACCAGGAGGGCAGCGGGCACCGGGCGGACCGGCGCGGGCTGGCCGGGGAGCTGGGCACGGCCTCGGTCGCGCGGCTGCGTTCGGTGTGGCAGCCCTTGCTCGTACGCCGCCTCTCTCCGCTCGCCGAGGGCGGCGAGGTGGACCTCGTCGAGCTGTCGCGGGAGCTGGCCGGGGCGGTGGTCTGTGCGCTGCTGGACTGCGCCGCCGATCCGCGTGCCGTCGCGCGGGCGGCCGCCGAGGCCGCGGCGGCGTCCGTACGCAGTCACCTGCCCGGGCCGCGCCGACCGGGTGCGCAGGCCGCGGCGGCCCGGGCGGCCGACCGGCTCCGGCGGCTGCTGGGGCCCGCCGACGAGGCGCTGTCCGCGATGGTGGCGGTGGCCGCCGTGAACACCACCGTGGCCGCGCTGCCCCGGTCGGTGGCGTGGTGCGCCGACGCCGGACTGTGGGACCAGGCCGCCGACGAGGCGCTGCTGCCGGTGCTGGCCGACGAGCTGCTGCGGGTCACGGCGGCCTCGCCGCTGCTGCCGCGGGTGGCCGCCTCGCAGGGGTCCGTCGGCGGCTGCCCGGTGCGCGGCGGCGACCGGCTGCTGCTGGTCGCCCGGCACGCGGCCGAGGCGCACCGGCGCGACCCGGACGCCCGGGAGCCCGCCGGTCCGGGCCTGGCGCACCTGGTGTTCGGGGCCGGGCCGCACGCGTGTCCGGGGGCCGGGGCGGCCCGCTTCCTGCTGACCGACGTACTGGCCGCGCTGGCTCCGTACCGGCCGGTCGTGACGCGGGCCCGGGTGGACCGGCGGGCCGCGCTGCCCGGCTGGCGCTCGCTGACCGTGCGGGCGGGATCATGAGGGCCGCCCGTATCGCGGTCACGGGTGCCAGCGGCTTCTGCGGCGGGCACGTCGCACGCACGGCTTCGGCGGGCGGTGCCGAGGTGGTGTGCCTGGGCCGCAGGCCCGGCCCGCTGGGGGAGCACCGCTTCTGGGACGCCGCCCAGGGCGATCTGGACCTCACCGGGGTGGACCTGGTGGTGCACTGCGCCGCCGCGGTCGGCGATCCCGCCCCCGGCTCCCGGGCCGAGGCACTGATGCGCGAGGTCAACGTGGGCGGTACGCGGCGCCTGCTGAGGGCGGCGGACGGCCGGCCGGTGGTCTGGGTGAGCAGCGCCAGCGTCTACGACCCGCGCCTCGACCGGCGCCTGGTCACCGAGGAGCATCCGCGCGCGGGCCAGCTGAACGCCTACGGCCGTACCAAGGCGGCCGGCGAGGCCCTCGCCCTGGCCGGCGGTGCGGTGGTGCTGCGGCCGAGGGCGGTCTACGGCCCCGGCGACACCCAGCTGCTGCCCCGGCTGCTCTCCCGGGTCCGGGCCGGGAC is a genomic window containing:
- a CDS encoding alpha/beta fold hydrolase — translated: MAIAHRRIGTGPVRVIVLHDWFGTSANWGSVLDYLDPEGFSYAFLDYRGYGERRDVPGRYDLPEIADDVLALADELGWETFSLLGHSMGGKAVQQVLVRAPERIEKLIGLAPVPAAPYEMDDATHTLFHGAAEDPESRRIILDLVTGNRASRRWVDRMVAHSLDVSRPEAFAAYLESWQPLDLSSAVKGNTVPVLVLVGEYDLALTAEVMRATWQAWYPNCRIRILPGAGHYPPHETPVTFATEVEAFLRA
- a CDS encoding DUF1707 and FHA domain-containing protein is translated as MTSSFEFPAYPVPRLSDAERDRALGQLREGAALGKLSHDTFLRRMELALVARRSEDLAVLTADLQAREGAESPWTRRLFGWVGRVSAVSVGVRRAWAAEKLPKLLLPHPSAGGLRIGRDPGNGLRLSHETVSRAHAELSLRDGVWVLKDLGSTNGTTVNGHRVTGSAVVRDGDQVGFGKMTFRLSSS
- a CDS encoding M14 family zinc carboxypeptidase, with product MTLLRDMCYPTPHELALAARALADERPAEVRLRQAGTSRAGQPLWVLSVAATGKARPGRDVLVVAGAHANEPVGGATALSLARRLLHDPAPRAGCGWHFLLCADPDGADLHRTPRPYSLLDYHRHFFRPPGPEQPEWAPSLLPPDRLPPETLALTALIDELRPVLQVSLHATDLGGSWVQLTRDIPGLAEPFGKSAAELRIPVENGASDAAGWPSPGPGIFVIPQPGSEDAGAFHPEDTRLSTWYHAHRYDGTTAIVEVPMWASDLVDDPAPHPDPRGALRMLAGRLGEDTARVAAVRDGIRYGPLPYEDPAAAPLLRAVDWTLALIPRITAEWTGDGAPAEATAAYVASIDAFGRRLSLRAAAMLLRVLRTQGHGSAPGLDRLVTGWCEDFAARFQARWVPVATQVEHQSRTVLAAYERLVAP
- the treZ gene encoding malto-oligosyltrehalose trehalohydrolase, with product MQFEVWAPLKGHVAMRLDDATYEMARDPERDGWWTAQAPAADGSRYGFLLDGGSVPRPDPRGRRLPDGPDGLSAVVDFEALREPGAPAPRTPLQDAVLYELHIGTFTPEGTFDAAAARLGHLTGLGVTHVELMPVCPFPGRHGWGYDGVAPWAVHEPYGGPAGLARFVEAAHAAGLGVVLDVVHNHLGPSGNHLPAYGPYFTDTHHTPWGAAVNLDAPGSDEVRAYLLGSALAWLRDYGIDGLRLDAVHALADGRALTFLEELAAAVDELAAETGRPLFLIAESDRCDPRTTTPRADRGLGLHAQWNDDFHHALHCALTGESQAYYADFAQAPMAALAKTLTRAFFHDGTWSSFRGRTHGRPVDRRRTPAHRFLGYTQTHDQIGNRALGDRLAASLSPGLLACAATVALTGPFVPMLFMGEEWGAGTPWQYFTDHPDAELAEAVRTGRRREFAAHGWKAEEIPDPQDPATRDRSCLDWAEPEQPGHARLLAWYRTLVALRRSHPDLRDPDLAAVRVAHDEERRWLTFRRGDVRVAVNLSPDPVTIALGRNGVRVLAAWEPLEHPGPDGRIHVPGESAVVLGP
- a CDS encoding aminopeptidase P family protein, whose protein sequence is MTHEPAPFTAEDYAARMAAAAQTAADAGLAGLLIAPGPDLTHLTGYRPTAETERLTLLVLAAGQDPVLVVPALEAPDAAKAPGAAALALRDWTDGKNPYAVTAPLLDAAGRFGVSDNTWALHLLGLQRELPTTSYVPLTDSLPMLRAVKDERELERLAAAGEAADAAYAQILHLPFAGRRETEVAEDLAALLRVHGHSQVDFTVVGSGPNGANPHHEAGERVIQHGDMIVLDFGGLRYGYGSDISRTVHVGEPTAEEQRVHDVVREAQQAGVAAVRPGVSCQEVDRAARAVITEFGYGDRFIHRTGHGIGVTTHEPPYMVEGEEQPLVPGMCFSVEPGVYLPGRFGVRIEDIVTVTEDGGSRLNNAPRELAIVE